One region of Enterobacter ludwigii genomic DNA includes:
- the lysS gene encoding lysine--tRNA ligase: MSEQQAQGADAVVDLNNELKTRREKLAALREQGVPFPNDFRRDHTSDQLHADFDGKENEELEALNVEVSVAGRMMTRRIMGKASFVTLQDVGGRIQLYVSRDDLPEGIYNEQFKKWDLGDILGAKGKLFKTKTGELSIHCTELRLLTKALRPLPDKFHGLQDQEARYRQRYLDLISNDESRNTFKIRSRIMAGIRQFMVNRDFMEVETPMMQVIPGGASARPFITHHNALDLDMYLRIAPELYLKRLVVGGFDRVFEINRNFRNEGISVRHNPEFTMMELYMAYADYKDLIELTESLFRTLAQDILGTTQVPYGEEVFDFGKPFEKLTMREAIKKYRPETNMADLDNFDSAKAIAESIGIKVEKSWGLGRIVTEIFEEVAEAHLIQPTFITEYPAEVSPLARRNDVNPEITDRFEFFIGGREIGNGFSELNDAEDQAQRFQDQVDAKAAGDDEAMFYDEDYVTALEHGLPPTAGLGIGIDRMVMLFTNSHTIRDVILFPAMRPVK; encoded by the coding sequence ATGTCTGAACAACAAGCACAGGGCGCTGACGCGGTAGTCGATCTTAACAACGAACTGAAAACCCGCCGCGAGAAGCTGGCAGCACTGCGTGAGCAGGGCGTGCCGTTCCCGAACGATTTTCGTCGTGACCATACCTCAGACCAACTGCACGCTGATTTCGACGGTAAAGAGAACGAAGAGCTGGAAGCTCTGAACGTAGAAGTGTCAGTGGCAGGCCGTATGATGACCCGTCGTATCATGGGTAAAGCCTCTTTCGTGACCTTGCAGGACGTTGGCGGCCGTATTCAGTTGTACGTTTCCCGTGACGATCTGCCAGAAGGCATCTACAACGAGCAGTTCAAGAAATGGGACCTGGGCGATATCCTGGGCGCGAAAGGTAAACTGTTCAAAACTAAGACCGGTGAACTGTCTATCCACTGCACCGAACTGCGTCTGCTGACCAAAGCCCTGCGCCCGCTGCCGGACAAATTCCACGGCCTGCAGGATCAGGAAGCGCGTTATCGTCAGCGTTACCTGGATCTCATCTCTAACGATGAATCCCGCAATACCTTCAAAATTCGCTCCCGGATCATGGCCGGTATCCGCCAGTTCATGGTTAACCGCGACTTTATGGAAGTGGAAACCCCAATGATGCAGGTGATCCCTGGCGGTGCGTCTGCACGTCCGTTCATCACCCATCACAACGCCCTGGACCTGGACATGTACCTGCGTATCGCGCCGGAACTGTACCTGAAGCGTCTGGTGGTGGGTGGTTTCGACCGCGTGTTTGAAATCAACCGTAACTTCCGTAACGAAGGTATCTCCGTTCGTCATAACCCAGAGTTCACCATGATGGAACTCTATATGGCGTATGCGGATTACAAAGATCTGATCGAGCTGACAGAATCTCTGTTCCGTACCCTGGCACAGGATATTCTGGGCACCACGCAGGTCCCTTACGGTGAAGAAGTGTTCGACTTCGGCAAGCCGTTTGAAAAACTGACTATGCGCGAAGCGATCAAGAAATACCGTCCGGAAACCAACATGGCCGATCTGGATAACTTCGACTCTGCGAAAGCGATCGCTGAAAGCATCGGTATCAAGGTTGAGAAGAGCTGGGGTCTGGGCCGTATCGTGACCGAGATCTTCGAAGAAGTGGCCGAAGCGCACCTGATTCAGCCGACCTTCATCACCGAATACCCGGCAGAAGTTTCTCCGCTGGCGCGTCGTAATGACGTGAACCCGGAAATCACTGACCGTTTCGAGTTCTTCATCGGTGGCCGTGAAATCGGCAACGGCTTTAGCGAGCTGAACGATGCGGAAGATCAGGCTCAGCGCTTCCAGGATCAGGTTGACGCGAAAGCGGCAGGCGATGACGAAGCGATGTTCTACGACGAAGACTATGTGACTGCGCTGGAGCACGGCCTGCCACCAACTGCAGGTCTGGGTATTGGTATCGACCGTATGGTGATGCTGTTCACTAACAGCCACACCATCCGTGACGTAATCCTGTTCCCGGCGATGCGACCGGTGAAATAA
- the prfB gene encoding peptide chain release factor 2 (programmed frameshift), whose translation MFEINPVKNRIQDLTERSDVLRGYLDYDAKKERLEEVNAELEQPDVWNEPERAQALGKERSSLEAIVDTLDQMAQGLEDVSGLLELAVEADDEETFNEAVAELDVLEEKLAQLEFRRMFSGEYDSADCYLDIQAGSGGTEAQDWASMLTRMYLRWAEARGFKTEIIEESEGEVAGLKSVTIKIIGDYAYGWLRTETGVHRLVRKSPFDSGGRRHTSFSSAFVYPEVDEDIDIEINPADLRIDVYRASGAGGQHVNRTESAVRITHIPTGLVTQCQNDRSQHKNKDQAMKQMKAKLYELEMQKKNAEKQAMEDNKSDIGWGSQIRSYVLDDSRIKDLRTGVETRNTQAVLDGSLDQFIEASLKAGL comes from the exons ATGTTTGAAATTAATCCGGTAAAAAACCGTATTCAGGACCTCACGGAGCGCTCTGACGTTCTTAGGGGGTATCTT GACTACGATGCCAAGAAAGAGCGTCTTGAAGAAGTAAACGCCGAGCTGGAACAGCCTGACGTCTGGAACGAACCTGAGCGCGCACAGGCGCTGGGTAAAGAGCGTTCCTCTCTCGAAGCTATCGTAGATACGCTGGATCAAATGGCTCAGGGGCTGGAAGATGTTTCCGGTTTACTGGAGCTGGCTGTAGAAGCCGACGACGAAGAAACCTTTAACGAAGCCGTGGCAGAACTCGACGTTCTGGAAGAGAAGCTGGCGCAGCTTGAGTTCCGTCGCATGTTCTCCGGCGAATATGACAGCGCTGACTGCTATCTCGATATTCAGGCCGGTTCTGGCGGTACTGAAGCGCAGGACTGGGCCAGTATGCTGACGCGTATGTATCTGCGTTGGGCAGAAGCACGCGGCTTCAAAACCGAAATTATCGAAGAATCTGAAGGTGAAGTTGCGGGTCTGAAATCCGTGACCATCAAAATTATTGGCGATTACGCCTACGGCTGGTTGCGTACTGAAACCGGCGTTCACCGCCTGGTACGTAAGAGCCCGTTCGACTCCGGTGGACGTCGTCATACCTCCTTTAGTTCTGCATTCGTTTACCCGGAAGTTGACGAAGATATTGATATCGAAATTAACCCGGCTGACCTGCGTATTGACGTTTACCGCGCATCTGGCGCGGGTGGTCAGCACGTTAACCGTACAGAATCTGCGGTGCGTATCACCCACATTCCAACCGGGCTGGTAACGCAATGCCAGAATGACCGTTCCCAGCATAAAAACAAAGACCAGGCCATGAAGCAGATGAAAGCGAAGCTTTATGAACTGGAAATGCAGAAGAAAAATGCTGAGAAACAGGCGATGGAAGATAACAAGTCTGACATCGGTTGGGGCAGCCAGATCCGTTCTTATGTCCTCGATGACTCCCGCATCAAAGACTTGCGTACCGGGGTTGAAACCCGCAACACGCAGGCGGTGCTGGATGGCAGCCTGGACCAATTTATCGAAGCAAGTTTGAAAGCAGGGTTATGA
- the recJ gene encoding single-stranded-DNA-specific exonuclease RecJ — protein MKAPIKLRRREVAEQIDLPDDLPPLLKRLYASRGVRTAEDLERSVKGMLPWQQLNGIEKAVEMLYNAFLEGTRIVVVGDFDADGATSTALSVLSLRALGCNNVTYLVPNRFEDGYGLSPEVVDQAHARGAQMIMTVDNGISSHAGVDHAHKLGIPVLVTDHHLPGDTLPAAEAIINPNLRDCDFPSKSLAGVGVAFYLMLALRTLLRDKGWFDSRGIAVPNLAEYLDLVALGTVADVVPLDANNRILTWQGLSRIRAGKCRPGIKALLEIANRDPLKLAASDLGFAIGPRLNAAGRLDDMSVGVALLLCDNIGEARVLANELDALNQTRKEIEQGMQAEALTLCEKLERSGDTLPGGLAMYHPEWHQGVVGILASRIKERFHRPVIAFAPAGDGTLKGSGRSIQGLHMRDALERLDTLYPNLMIKFGGHAMAAGLSLEEAKFDEFQRLFGELVTDWIDPALLQGEVVSDGELAPAEMTMDVAQMLRDAGPWGQMFPEPLFDGRFRLLQQRIVGERHLKVMVEPVGGGPLLDGIAFNVDTAIWPDNGVREVELAYKLDINEFRGNRSLQIIIDNIWPI, from the coding sequence GTGAAAGCCCCAATAAAATTGCGCCGCCGCGAGGTGGCCGAGCAGATTGATTTGCCAGACGATCTTCCACCACTGCTGAAACGGCTCTACGCCAGCCGTGGCGTGCGTACCGCTGAAGATCTTGAGCGGAGCGTGAAAGGGATGCTGCCCTGGCAACAGCTGAATGGCATCGAAAAAGCCGTGGAAATGCTCTACAACGCGTTTCTGGAAGGAACGCGAATCGTGGTGGTGGGGGATTTCGATGCAGACGGAGCAACCAGCACTGCATTAAGTGTACTCAGCCTGCGCGCGCTGGGTTGCAATAACGTGACCTATCTTGTGCCGAACCGGTTTGAAGACGGCTACGGCCTCAGCCCGGAAGTGGTCGATCAGGCCCATGCCCGCGGTGCACAGATGATCATGACCGTGGACAATGGGATCTCCTCCCATGCGGGTGTCGATCATGCCCATAAGCTTGGGATCCCGGTGCTGGTCACCGATCACCACCTGCCGGGTGACACACTCCCTGCAGCGGAAGCGATCATCAACCCAAACCTGCGCGACTGTGATTTCCCGTCGAAATCACTGGCGGGTGTAGGGGTGGCGTTTTATCTGATGCTGGCGCTGCGTACGCTGTTGCGCGACAAAGGCTGGTTTGACTCCCGCGGGATTGCCGTACCCAATCTGGCCGAGTATCTCGACCTGGTGGCGCTGGGGACAGTTGCAGACGTGGTGCCGCTTGATGCCAATAATCGTATTTTGACCTGGCAGGGTTTAAGCCGCATTCGGGCGGGCAAATGCCGTCCGGGAATTAAGGCCTTGCTGGAGATTGCCAACCGTGACCCGCTCAAACTGGCGGCCAGTGATTTGGGCTTTGCCATCGGACCGCGTCTGAACGCAGCCGGAAGGCTGGACGATATGTCCGTCGGCGTCGCACTGCTGCTTTGCGACAATATTGGTGAAGCGCGTGTCCTTGCCAATGAACTGGACGCTCTGAACCAGACCCGTAAAGAGATTGAGCAGGGAATGCAGGCAGAAGCGCTGACCTTGTGCGAAAAACTTGAACGGAGTGGCGATACGCTGCCTGGCGGTCTGGCGATGTATCACCCCGAGTGGCATCAGGGCGTAGTAGGCATTCTGGCGTCGCGCATTAAAGAGCGTTTCCACCGTCCGGTGATCGCGTTTGCCCCGGCAGGGGACGGCACGCTGAAAGGCTCCGGTCGTTCGATTCAGGGCCTGCACATGCGCGATGCGCTGGAGCGTCTTGATACGCTTTACCCGAATCTCATGATCAAGTTTGGTGGCCACGCGATGGCGGCAGGCTTGTCGCTGGAAGAGGCGAAATTCGATGAGTTCCAGCGTCTGTTTGGCGAGCTGGTGACCGACTGGATCGACCCGGCCCTGTTGCAAGGGGAAGTAGTATCTGATGGCGAGCTTGCCCCCGCTGAGATGACGATGGATGTGGCACAAATGCTCCGCGATGCCGGTCCATGGGGGCAGATGTTCCCGGAGCCGTTGTTTGACGGCCGTTTCCGTCTGTTGCAACAGCGTATTGTCGGCGAACGCCATCTGAAAGTGATGGTTGAACCCGTGGGCGGTGGTCCGTTGCTGGATGGTATTGCCTTCAATGTTGACACGGCGATATGGCCGGACAACGGCGTGCGCGAGGTTGAGCTGGCGTACAAACTGGACATCAACGAGTTTCGCGGTAACCGCAGCCTCCAGATCATCATCGACAATATCTGGCCAATTTAG
- the dsbC gene encoding bifunctional protein-disulfide isomerase/oxidoreductase DsbC, with protein sequence MKKSFALFTLLAASFTGFAHADDAAIKQSLAKLGVTGSDIQPAPVAGMKTVLTSSGVLYVTEDGKHIIQGPMYDVSGAQPVNVTNQLLMKNLNALEKEMIVYKAAQEKHVITVFTDITCGYCHKLHEEMKDYNALGITVRYLAFPRAGVQSQPEQDMKAIWCAKDRNKAFDDAMNGKAVTPASCDIDIANHYALGVQFGVSGTPAIVLSNGYVVPGYQGPKEMKEFLDAHQKQFGGK encoded by the coding sequence ATGAAAAAGTCTTTTGCGCTGTTCACCCTGCTGGCAGCCTCATTTACCGGTTTCGCCCATGCGGATGACGCCGCAATCAAACAGTCGCTGGCTAAGCTTGGCGTCACGGGTAGCGATATTCAGCCAGCACCGGTTGCTGGCATGAAAACGGTGCTGACGAGCAGCGGCGTGCTGTATGTCACCGAAGACGGCAAACACATTATTCAGGGGCCAATGTACGATGTGAGCGGCGCGCAGCCGGTAAACGTCACCAACCAGCTGCTGATGAAAAACCTGAACGCGCTCGAAAAAGAGATGATTGTCTACAAAGCGGCGCAGGAAAAACATGTTATTACCGTCTTCACTGACATCACCTGTGGCTACTGCCACAAACTGCATGAAGAGATGAAAGACTACAACGCGCTGGGCATTACCGTGCGTTACCTGGCTTTCCCACGTGCAGGCGTGCAGAGCCAGCCAGAGCAGGATATGAAAGCTATTTGGTGTGCAAAAGACCGCAACAAAGCGTTTGATGATGCGATGAACGGTAAAGCTGTTACACCTGCATCCTGCGACATTGACATTGCCAACCACTATGCACTGGGCGTGCAATTTGGCGTGAGCGGTACGCCGGCGATTGTCCTGAGCAACGGCTATGTTGTTCCAGGTTACCAGGGACCAAAAGAGATGAAAGAGTTCCTCGACGCGCACCAGAAACAGTTTGGTGGTAAATAA
- the xerD gene encoding site-specific tyrosine recombinase XerD has product MEKDLALIEQFLDALWLEKNLAENTLSAYRRDLTMLVEWLARRQLSLASAQSDDLQALLGERVEGGYKATSSARLLSAMRRLFQHLYREKIREDDPSALLASPKLPQRLPKDLSEAQVERLLQSPAVDLPLELRDKAMLELLYATGLRVSELVGLTMSDISLRQGVVRVIGKGNKERLVPLGEEAVYWLETYLEHGRPWLLNGASIDVLFPSQRAQQMTRQTFWHRIKHYATLAGIDSEKLSPHVLRHAFATHLLNHGADLRVVQMLLGHSDLSTTQIYTHVATERLRQLHQQHHPRA; this is encoded by the coding sequence GTGGAAAAGGATCTCGCACTGATCGAACAGTTTCTCGACGCGCTGTGGCTGGAGAAAAACCTGGCTGAGAATACGCTCAGTGCGTACCGGCGCGATCTCACCATGCTGGTTGAGTGGCTGGCCCGTCGGCAGCTCTCGCTGGCGAGCGCGCAAAGCGACGACCTTCAGGCACTGCTCGGTGAACGCGTGGAAGGGGGATACAAAGCGACCAGCTCTGCGCGCTTGCTCAGCGCCATGCGTCGTCTGTTCCAGCACCTCTATCGTGAGAAAATTCGCGAAGACGATCCCAGCGCGCTGCTGGCATCCCCGAAACTTCCGCAGCGGCTGCCGAAAGATCTTAGCGAAGCACAAGTTGAGAGATTATTACAGTCACCCGCAGTTGACCTGCCGCTGGAGTTACGCGATAAAGCCATGCTTGAGCTATTGTATGCTACCGGCTTGCGCGTTTCTGAACTGGTTGGTCTGACGATGAGCGACATCAGCCTGCGTCAGGGTGTGGTTCGTGTAATCGGTAAAGGAAACAAGGAAAGGCTGGTACCGCTGGGAGAAGAGGCGGTTTACTGGCTGGAAACGTACCTGGAGCACGGCCGTCCGTGGTTGCTCAATGGTGCTTCTATCGATGTTCTGTTCCCGAGCCAGCGCGCGCAGCAGATGACACGGCAAACGTTCTGGCATCGCATCAAGCATTACGCCACACTGGCGGGTATCGACAGTGAAAAGCTTTCGCCGCACGTATTGCGTCATGCTTTCGCGACGCATCTGTTAAACCACGGCGCTGATTTACGCGTGGTGCAGATGTTGCTGGGGCATAGCGACCTTTCCACGACGCAAATTTATACTCATGTCGCGACGGAACGCCTGCGGCAGCTACACCAACAGCACCACCCTCGTGCGTGA
- the fldB gene encoding flavodoxin FldB translates to MNIGLFYGSSTCYTEMAAEKIRDIIGPELVTLHNLKDDALTLMEQYDVLILGIPTWDFGEIQEDWEAIWDQLDTLNLSGKIIAMYGMGDQLGYGEWFLDALGMLHDKLVPKGVTFIGYWPTEGYEFTSKKPIIADGELFVGLALDETNQYDLSDDRLQTWCEQILGEMAEQFS, encoded by the coding sequence ATGAATATTGGTCTGTTCTATGGTTCCAGCACCTGCTACACCGAAATGGCGGCAGAGAAAATTCGCGACATCATTGGCCCGGAACTGGTGACGTTGCATAACCTGAAAGATGACGCACTCACGCTGATGGAGCAGTACGACGTGTTGATCCTCGGTATCCCAACCTGGGATTTCGGTGAGATACAGGAAGACTGGGAAGCTATCTGGGACCAGCTTGATACGCTCAACCTCAGCGGCAAAATTATCGCCATGTACGGCATGGGTGATCAATTAGGTTACGGAGAATGGTTCCTGGATGCACTCGGTATGCTGCACGATAAACTGGTACCGAAAGGCGTTACGTTTATCGGCTACTGGCCAACCGAAGGGTATGAGTTCACCAGTAAAAAGCCGATTATTGCCGATGGCGAGCTGTTTGTTGGACTCGCACTGGATGAAACCAACCAGTACGATCTCAGCGATGATCGCCTGCAAACGTGGTGCGAGCAGATTCTGGGCGAAATGGCAGAACAGTTTAGCTAA
- a CDS encoding protein YgfX: protein MVLWQSDLRVSWRSQWMSLLLHGLVAAIVLLMPWPLSYTPLWLLLLSFVVFDSVRSQRRINARQGEIKLLMDSRLRWQGKEWDILGMPWMLNSGMMLRLRNVDGGRCQHLWLAADSMDASEWRDLRRMLLQQSTQE from the coding sequence GTGGTCCTGTGGCAATCTGATCTTCGCGTCTCGTGGCGTTCTCAGTGGATGTCTTTATTGCTCCACGGCCTGGTTGCGGCCATTGTATTACTGATGCCATGGCCGTTGAGCTATACGCCTCTGTGGCTGCTGTTACTGTCATTTGTCGTTTTTGACAGCGTACGCAGCCAGCGTCGCATTAATGCCCGTCAGGGAGAAATTAAACTCCTGATGGATTCCCGCCTGCGCTGGCAGGGTAAAGAGTGGGATATTCTCGGGATGCCCTGGATGCTCAACTCCGGCATGATGTTACGGTTACGCAATGTGGACGGTGGGCGTTGTCAGCATCTGTGGTTGGCGGCTGACAGTATGGATGCTTCAGAGTGGCGAGACCTGCGCCGGATGTTATTGCAACAGTCGACGCAGGAGTAA
- the sdhE gene encoding FAD assembly factor SdhE, producing MDINNKARIHWACRRGMRELDISIMPFFEYEYDSLSDDDKRLFVRLLESDDPDLFNWLMNHGKPADTELQRMVQLIQTRNRERGPVAI from the coding sequence ATGGATATTAACAACAAGGCCCGTATTCACTGGGCATGCCGTCGCGGCATGCGTGAACTTGATATTTCCATCATGCCTTTCTTCGAATATGAGTATGACAGCTTAAGCGATGATGATAAGCGTCTGTTTGTTCGCCTGCTTGAGTCTGACGATCCAGATTTATTCAACTGGCTGATGAACCACGGCAAACCCGCCGACACCGAGTTGCAACGGATGGTGCAATTAATTCAAACACGGAATCGGGAACGTGGTCCTGTGGCAATCTGA
- the ygfZ gene encoding tRNA-modifying protein YgfZ encodes MAFTPFSPRQPAASARLPLTLISLDDWALATLTGADAEKYLQGQVTADVSQMTEHQHLLAAHCDPKGKMWSNLRLFRRQGGFAFIERRSLQDAQLKELKKYAVFSKVTIAPDDEHILLGVAGFQARAALKNLFSELPDAEKQVVSEGASSILWFEHPEERFLLVTDVATAERVTEALRGEAQFNNSQQWLALNIEAGLPVIDAANSAQFIPQATNLQALGGISFKKGCYTGQEMVARAKFRGANKRALWTLAGHASRVPEAGEDLELKMGDNWRRTGTVLAAVQLEDGRLLVQAVMNNDMEANSVFRVRDDANTLSIEPLPYSLEE; translated from the coding sequence ATGGCATTTACACCATTTTCTCCTCGCCAGCCCGCCGCCTCTGCGCGTCTGCCGCTGACGCTTATTTCTCTTGATGACTGGGCGCTGGCAACACTCACCGGAGCCGATGCCGAAAAATACCTGCAGGGTCAGGTGACCGCCGATGTCAGCCAGATGACTGAACACCAGCACCTGCTGGCCGCACATTGCGACCCTAAAGGCAAAATGTGGAGTAACCTGCGTCTCTTCCGCCGTCAGGGCGGCTTTGCCTTTATTGAGCGCCGTAGCCTGCAAGACGCCCAACTCAAAGAGCTGAAAAAGTACGCCGTCTTTTCCAAAGTCACGATTGCCCCGGACGACGAACATATCCTGCTGGGTGTGGCGGGTTTTCAGGCGCGTGCCGCGCTGAAAAATCTGTTCAGCGAATTGCCCGATGCCGAAAAACAGGTAGTCAGCGAAGGTGCTAGCTCTATCCTGTGGTTCGAACACCCGGAGGAGCGTTTCCTGTTAGTGACGGATGTCGCCACAGCAGAGCGCGTGACCGAGGCGCTACGCGGTGAGGCCCAGTTCAACAACAGTCAGCAGTGGTTGGCACTGAACATTGAAGCAGGTCTGCCGGTGATTGACGCAGCAAACAGCGCGCAGTTTATTCCTCAGGCAACCAACCTCCAGGCTCTGGGTGGTATCAGCTTTAAGAAAGGCTGTTACACCGGCCAGGAGATGGTGGCTCGTGCAAAATTCCGCGGGGCAAACAAACGTGCGCTGTGGACACTCGCGGGTCATGCCAGCCGTGTACCTGAAGCGGGCGAAGATTTAGAGCTGAAGATGGGTGATAACTGGCGCCGCACCGGCACCGTGTTAGCAGCCGTACAGCTGGAAGATGGCCGTCTTCTGGTTCAGGCCGTTATGAATAATGACATGGAAGCCAATAGCGTGTTCCGCGTGCGTGACGATGCCAATACATTGAGTATTGAACCACTACCGTATTCGCTGGAAGAGTAA
- a CDS encoding hemolysin III family protein has product MASRPLIAQGYSLAEEIANSISHGIGLVFGIVGLVLLLVQAVDTNASAMAITSYSLYGGSMILLFLASTLYHAIPHQRAKMWLKKFDHCAIYLLIAGTYTPFLLVGLDSPLARGLMIVIWSLALLGILFKLTIAHRFKILSLVTYLTMGWLSLIVVYQLAIKLAAGGVTLLAVGGVVYSLGVIFYVCKRIPYNHAIWHGFVLGGSVCHFLAIYLYVGQV; this is encoded by the coding sequence ATGGCGAGCAGACCATTAATCGCACAGGGATATTCGCTGGCTGAGGAAATAGCCAACAGCATCAGCCACGGCATTGGCCTGGTGTTTGGGATTGTCGGTTTAGTATTATTGCTGGTGCAGGCGGTAGACACCAATGCCAGCGCGATGGCCATTACCAGCTATAGCCTGTATGGCGGGAGTATGATCCTGCTGTTTCTGGCTTCTACGCTGTATCACGCAATTCCGCATCAACGGGCCAAGATGTGGCTTAAGAAATTTGACCACTGTGCCATCTATCTTCTTATTGCCGGTACCTATACGCCTTTTCTGCTGGTGGGGCTCGATTCACCGCTCGCCCGCGGCCTGATGATTGTTATCTGGAGCCTGGCACTGCTGGGGATCCTGTTTAAGCTGACGATTGCCCACCGGTTTAAGATATTGTCACTGGTGACCTATTTGACGATGGGCTGGCTGTCGCTGATTGTGGTTTATCAGTTGGCAATCAAACTGGCGGCGGGTGGGGTAACATTGCTGGCTGTTGGCGGGGTGGTTTATTCGCTGGGCGTGATTTTCTACGTTTGCAAGCGTATCCCTTACAACCACGCTATCTGGCACGGTTTTGTACTGGGCGGCAGCGTGTGTCACTTCCTGGCGATTTATTTGTACGTGGGGCAGGTGTAG
- a CDS encoding MurR/RpiR family transcriptional regulator, translated as MFTHTAIASLNNLEMMVYNYVIKNRDKVMYMTIRELADAAGVSTTTILRFCRKLNCEGYSEFRVRFKLYLEQNEPQQANFGTSEIISFFKSVNNEEFDALLDNAVDIILSSERIIFVGAGTSGSLAKYGARFFSNIGKFSNHIDDPYFPVTNDMAKNALAIVLSVSGETEEILRFASQFSLHHCKVLSITSHEHSRLAKLADFNLSWHVPQTRIGGVYDITTQIPVIYILESLGRKLAKKLTE; from the coding sequence ATGTTCACCCACACCGCCATTGCCAGTCTCAATAATCTGGAGATGATGGTCTACAACTATGTCATTAAAAATCGTGACAAAGTCATGTACATGACCATCCGCGAGCTGGCGGACGCGGCTGGTGTCTCAACCACTACGATCCTGCGCTTTTGCCGCAAGCTCAACTGCGAAGGTTATTCTGAATTTCGCGTACGCTTCAAACTCTATCTGGAGCAAAACGAGCCCCAGCAGGCAAACTTCGGTACCAGCGAAATTATCAGCTTCTTTAAAAGCGTGAATAATGAAGAGTTCGATGCGTTATTAGATAACGCGGTAGATATTATTTTGTCTTCTGAGCGAATTATATTTGTCGGCGCGGGTACGTCAGGCTCTCTGGCAAAATATGGTGCACGTTTCTTTTCAAATATTGGTAAATTCAGCAACCATATCGACGATCCTTATTTCCCGGTCACCAATGATATGGCTAAAAATGCGCTGGCGATTGTGCTTTCTGTCTCCGGTGAGACTGAGGAGATCCTGCGTTTCGCCAGCCAGTTCAGCCTGCATCACTGCAAGGTGCTCTCCATTACCAGCCACGAACACTCGCGTCTGGCAAAACTGGCAGACTTTAATCTCTCATGGCATGTCCCCCAGACGCGTATTGGGGGCGTTTATGATATCACCACGCAAATCCCCGTTATCTATATTCTGGAATCTCTCGGCCGCAAACTGGCGAAGAAATTGACAGAATAA